In a genomic window of Croceibacterium sp. TMG7-5b_MA50:
- a CDS encoding Crp/Fnr family transcriptional regulator: MTALPAIAPEIPAIQRLAALAPLDEAALDLLRTAARQQRAVVARREILTEGQAIGPHLLLLSGWAARVRVLEDGRRQILAFILPGDFLTPERDIAPATVVAVNDLTLAPAPDVTNIPCLEEAYRSARLQEECRMLAHITRIGQMSAQERIVDLLLEFHDRMAQAGLIRRNRFPVPLTQDVLADAVGLTSIHVNRTLMSLRRRGDLEWRAREMTLPNLARLRAMVGQENTSPP, from the coding sequence GTGACAGCTCTGCCGGCGATCGCTCCCGAAATACCCGCGATCCAGCGTCTCGCCGCGCTGGCGCCTCTGGACGAAGCGGCGCTCGACCTGCTGCGAACCGCCGCCCGGCAGCAGCGGGCAGTCGTCGCGAGGCGGGAGATACTGACAGAGGGTCAGGCGATTGGCCCACACCTGCTGCTGCTGAGCGGCTGGGCCGCACGGGTTCGGGTGCTGGAGGATGGGCGCCGGCAGATCCTCGCCTTCATCCTGCCCGGTGACTTCCTGACGCCGGAGCGTGATATCGCCCCGGCCACCGTTGTCGCCGTCAATGATCTGACGCTCGCACCGGCCCCGGACGTCACGAACATCCCCTGCCTGGAGGAGGCCTACCGATCGGCACGCCTGCAGGAGGAGTGCCGCATGCTCGCCCATATCACCCGCATCGGACAGATGAGCGCGCAGGAACGGATCGTCGACCTTCTGCTCGAATTCCATGATCGCATGGCGCAAGCCGGCCTGATCCGCCGCAACCGCTTCCCGGTGCCGCTGACGCAGGATGTCCTGGCTGACGCGGTCGGGCTCACTTCGATCCATGTAAACCGCACCTTGATGAGCCTGCGCCGGCGGGGCGATCTGGAATGGCGCGCGCGCGAGATGACCTTGCCG
- a CDS encoding response regulator encodes MIDGLTGKRVLIVEDEFYIASNLRRSLHDLGAIVIGPAPDLATALPLAEEALDAAVLDVNLDYEQSFPVADRLRERGIPFLLLTGYDAWALPESYQDAPRLAKPFATNAVATMLEQVMAPPLVSLREVSG; translated from the coding sequence ATGATCGACGGCCTGACCGGCAAGCGCGTCCTGATCGTGGAAGACGAATTCTACATCGCGTCGAACCTGCGCCGGTCCCTGCACGACCTTGGGGCGATCGTGATCGGCCCGGCACCCGATCTCGCAACAGCGCTGCCGCTGGCGGAGGAGGCGCTCGACGCGGCGGTGCTGGACGTCAATCTCGACTATGAACAGTCGTTTCCGGTTGCCGATCGCCTGCGCGAACGCGGCATCCCGTTCCTGCTGCTGACCGGCTATGATGCCTGGGCGCTGCCGGAATCCTACCAGGACGCCCCTCGCCTGGCGAAACCGTTCGCCACGAATGCGGTGGCAACCATGCTGGAGCAGGTGATGGCGCCACCACTCGTCTCCTTGCGGGAGGTATCCGGGTGA